A stretch of bacterium DNA encodes these proteins:
- a CDS encoding pyruvate, phosphate dikinase, with protein MAVAKRTSKRTSGAAKRTSSRTKKAAKPSRRKSVTRAKTARAKTSSKRVYFFAKGRAEGKASMRNLLGGKGANLAEMTRLGVPVPAGFTISTDVCNEFYANRRRLSAALKAEVLAQLPKVEKAMDARFGDAKQPLLVSVRSGARVSMPGMMDTVLNLGLNDKTIAGLVKESGDERFSYDSYRRFVQMYGDVVLKVEHGLFEAALSAKKLRRGVEEDTALSAEDLADLVTEFKQIVRRETGKDFPEKPLDQLWGAISAVFDSWHTPRAATYRKLNSISEEWGTAVNVQAMVFGNLGDDSATGVAFTRDPSTGEKRFFGEYLPKAQGEDVVAGIRTPHPITKAERKPKGPPSLQEEMATSFRELDRTAKLLEKHYTDMQDLEFTIQRGQLWMLQTRSGKRTARAAVKIAVDMTRERLINRETAIRRVDADQLDQLLHPTLDASAAPPPIAQGLPASPGAASGRITFSADEAEAAAENGEEVILVRRETSPEDIHGMNAAQGILTALGGMTSHAAVVARGMGKPCVSGCAALTVDSEKGLARIGEIELTSSDVITLDGTTGFVFKGKLPTVQAELGKDFKTLMSWADGFRRLKVRTNADTPADAEQAVRFGAEGIGLCRTEHMFFQAERILAVRRMILAETPEERAHPLEQILPMQRDDFFGIFRAMAGRPVTIRLLDPPLHEFLPHTAEEMTQLAKDLDMPELELRRKVESLREFNPMLGHRGSRLAITYPEIYEMQVQAIIEAACACAAEGIKARPEIMLPLISSHRELARLRVLVDETARATMKKSGRKIRYQIGTMIEVPRAALVADKIAETAEFFSFGTNDLTQMTMALSRDDAGRFLPTYVDTALMDDDPFVTIDRGGVGELMKLGLELGRKTRADLKVGICGEHGGEPRSIRFCEELGLDYVSCSPFRVPVARLAAAQAALDNKGRRR; from the coding sequence ATCGCCGTGGCCAAGCGAACCAGCAAGCGAACCTCTGGAGCAGCCAAGCGCACTTCGAGTCGGACGAAAAAGGCCGCCAAGCCTTCGCGCCGCAAGAGTGTGACGCGCGCGAAGACCGCCCGCGCAAAGACGTCGTCCAAGCGGGTGTACTTCTTTGCCAAGGGGCGCGCCGAGGGCAAGGCATCGATGCGCAACCTGCTCGGCGGCAAGGGTGCGAATCTCGCAGAGATGACACGTCTTGGTGTTCCTGTTCCCGCCGGTTTCACGATTTCGACGGATGTCTGCAACGAGTTCTACGCGAACCGACGCCGTCTCTCGGCCGCGCTCAAGGCCGAAGTGCTCGCGCAGCTTCCCAAGGTCGAAAAGGCCATGGATGCCCGCTTCGGTGATGCGAAACAGCCGCTCCTGGTCTCGGTCCGCTCCGGCGCCCGAGTCTCGATGCCGGGCATGATGGATACGGTTTTGAACCTGGGCTTGAACGACAAGACCATCGCAGGCCTGGTCAAGGAAAGTGGCGATGAGCGTTTCTCCTACGACTCGTATCGTCGCTTCGTCCAGATGTACGGCGATGTCGTGCTCAAAGTCGAACACGGTTTGTTCGAGGCGGCTCTGTCGGCAAAGAAACTACGCCGCGGTGTCGAAGAAGACACCGCACTGAGCGCTGAAGATCTGGCGGATCTCGTGACCGAGTTCAAGCAGATCGTGCGCAGGGAAACGGGCAAGGACTTTCCCGAAAAGCCATTGGATCAGCTCTGGGGAGCGATCTCTGCAGTCTTCGACTCGTGGCATACGCCGCGAGCTGCCACCTATCGCAAACTCAATTCGATTTCGGAGGAATGGGGTACCGCGGTCAACGTGCAGGCGATGGTCTTTGGGAACCTGGGCGATGACTCCGCCACCGGTGTCGCCTTCACGCGAGATCCTTCGACCGGTGAAAAACGCTTCTTTGGTGAGTATCTGCCCAAGGCCCAGGGCGAGGATGTCGTTGCGGGGATCCGCACCCCGCATCCGATCACCAAGGCCGAGCGCAAGCCCAAGGGTCCACCGTCACTGCAAGAAGAGATGGCCACCAGCTTCCGGGAGCTCGATCGCACGGCCAAGCTGCTCGAGAAGCACTACACCGACATGCAGGATCTCGAGTTCACGATTCAGAGGGGTCAGCTCTGGATGCTGCAAACACGCAGCGGCAAGCGCACTGCACGCGCCGCGGTGAAAATCGCCGTCGATATGACGCGCGAGCGACTCATCAATCGAGAGACTGCAATCCGCCGGGTAGATGCGGATCAGCTCGACCAGCTATTGCATCCGACTCTGGATGCATCCGCCGCTCCACCGCCGATCGCACAGGGTCTGCCAGCTTCTCCGGGCGCTGCCAGCGGGCGCATCACATTCAGCGCCGACGAGGCAGAGGCAGCAGCGGAAAACGGCGAGGAAGTCATCCTCGTGCGCCGTGAGACGTCTCCAGAAGACATCCACGGGATGAACGCTGCGCAGGGCATTCTGACCGCGCTCGGCGGCATGACGTCGCATGCGGCGGTCGTCGCGCGCGGCATGGGAAAGCCCTGCGTGAGCGGTTGCGCCGCGCTCACAGTCGATTCGGAAAAGGGCCTGGCGCGCATTGGTGAGATCGAGCTGACCAGTTCCGATGTCATCACCTTGGACGGTACGACCGGTTTCGTTTTCAAGGGCAAGCTGCCAACCGTGCAGGCGGAACTCGGCAAGGACTTCAAGACGCTCATGAGCTGGGCGGACGGTTTCCGCAGACTGAAGGTGCGCACCAACGCCGATACACCGGCAGACGCCGAACAGGCCGTGCGCTTCGGGGCAGAAGGAATCGGGCTGTGCCGGACCGAGCACATGTTTTTCCAGGCCGAGCGCATCCTGGCGGTGCGCCGGATGATCCTGGCCGAGACCCCCGAAGAGCGCGCACATCCGCTCGAGCAGATTCTGCCGATGCAACGCGACGATTTCTTCGGGATCTTCCGCGCCATGGCCGGACGTCCAGTCACGATCCGCCTACTCGATCCACCCTTGCACGAGTTCTTGCCGCATACCGCCGAGGAGATGACGCAACTGGCGAAAGACCTCGATATGCCCGAGCTCGAACTTCGCCGCAAAGTCGAGTCGCTGCGCGAGTTCAATCCAATGCTGGGACATCGAGGTTCGCGCCTGGCGATCACGTATCCCGAGATCTACGAGATGCAGGTGCAGGCGATCATCGAAGCGGCGTGCGCCTGTGCCGCCGAGGGGATCAAAGCCCGGCCCGAGATCATGCTGCCTCTGATCTCTTCGCACCGCGAGCTTGCGCGACTGCGCGTGCTCGTCGATGAAACGGCCCGCGCGACCATGAAGAAGAGCGGGCGCAAGATTCGCTACCAGATCGGCACCATGATCGAAGTCCCGCGCGCCGCGCTGGTGGCCGACAAGATCGCGGAGACCGCGGAGTTCTTCTCGTTCGGGACCAACGACCTCACGCAGATGACGATGGCTCTGTCGCGCGACGACGCGGGGCGTTTTCTGCCGACATACGTGGACACGGCATTGATGGACGATGATCCATTCGTGACGATCGACCGGGGTGGAGTGGGTGAATTGATGAAGCTGGGTCTCGAACTGGGCCGCAAGACACGGGCCGACCTGAAGGTGGGCATCTGTGGCGAGCACGGAGGCGAACCTCGATCGATCCGTTTCTGCGAGGAACTCGGGCTCGACTACGTCAGCTGTTCGCCGTTCCGTGTGCCCGTCGCGCGACTGGCGGCCGCCCAGGCTGCGCTCGACAACAAAGGGCGCCGGCGTTGA
- the recO gene encoding DNA repair protein RecO, with protein MPVEYRTRALVLRTFDQGESDRLVHLYTATQGRVSAIAKGARRSKRRFPGTLEIFSILDVRLVDPPRSSLMRLEGARLARPFETLTHDLGRYALACLFCELLDRLTGEHEANPELFQFAEGVIDVISDEAPDLLLAVLLLTKTLARLGYRPQLLNCSRCASELPASGPPVGFEAREGGAVCRDCCVPEAAEVPLRLLRGIAAGIRTPLRDRKTLGLSIEEARHADALMSRFSRFHVGLEMRSEAFLRFSLDPRRLDAGASPVQNAANCMPRSGGVVAALDPLREADGGT; from the coding sequence ATGCCTGTCGAGTACCGAACGCGTGCATTGGTGTTGAGAACCTTCGATCAAGGTGAGTCCGATCGCCTCGTCCATCTGTATACGGCGACACAGGGCCGGGTCTCGGCCATCGCGAAGGGCGCACGTCGTTCGAAGCGGCGTTTTCCGGGAACGCTCGAGATCTTTTCGATACTGGACGTGCGTCTTGTGGATCCACCGCGCTCCTCGCTGATGCGCCTCGAGGGAGCGCGCCTTGCGCGACCCTTCGAGACACTCACACACGATCTGGGTCGCTACGCGCTTGCTTGCCTGTTCTGTGAACTTCTCGATCGCTTGACCGGCGAGCACGAGGCGAATCCCGAGCTGTTTCAGTTCGCCGAGGGCGTGATCGATGTCATCAGCGATGAAGCTCCCGATCTTCTGCTCGCGGTACTGCTACTCACCAAGACGCTCGCGCGTCTGGGTTACAGACCTCAGCTCTTGAATTGCTCCCGTTGCGCCAGCGAACTTCCGGCCAGCGGTCCGCCCGTCGGTTTTGAGGCCCGCGAGGGGGGGGCGGTGTGTCGCGACTGCTGCGTGCCCGAAGCGGCCGAGGTTCCCCTGCGCTTGCTGAGGGGGATTGCGGCCGGTATTCGCACCCCCCTGCGCGACCGGAAAACGCTCGGCCTGAGTATCGAAGAGGCTCGGCATGCGGATGCGCTGATGTCGAGATTCTCCAGGTTTCACGTAGGTTTGGAGATGAGGTCCGAGGCTTTTCTTCGCTTCTCACTGGACCCCCGACGCCTTGACGCCGGGGCCTCCCCCGTACAGAATGCCGCCAACTGCATGCCGCGTTCGGGTGGGGTCGTGGCAGCGCTGGATCCTCTTCGCGAGGCTGACGGCGGGACGTGA
- the mgtE gene encoding magnesium transporter: MPDRRGNLLQVSLLRLVRRGAWGHAGRLLEKSHPADVAQVLDRLTPADCTAVFNLIRSAEVRAEVIALIEFSARADLLLALEPEVAAGIVSHMPVDDAAELLRELPRATADSVLGCMGEDAEEVEKLLGYADETAGAIMSPEFLALDEDLNAMKAIERVQQYGSHEASFYVYVVNDHGHLVGVLSLRQLIMQPPDKLLRDVMTIDPIRVSTDDDQEDVAAVVARYDLLAAPVVDVSNKLVGVVTVDDVIDVLREEATEDILKLAGTTTEEVTSPGMFRGAWIRFPWLAVAFVGGFAGIHLLSRFEDILTETVQIAFFLPIILAMGGNVASQCSMVVVRGLSTGRLEVAHLGRVIGYEVGASLLLALVFAMGLAAWAVALGYGDQNFPLVVALGIFASIMIAATFGTLLPLVFTRLGVDPAIASGPFVTTSTDVAGILAFCGIAYTLL, from the coding sequence ATGCCGGACCGCCGGGGAAACCTGCTGCAGGTCAGCCTGCTACGGCTCGTGCGCCGAGGCGCATGGGGGCATGCCGGACGTCTTCTCGAGAAGAGCCATCCGGCTGACGTAGCACAGGTTCTCGATCGGCTGACGCCAGCGGACTGCACGGCGGTCTTCAATCTGATCCGCTCGGCAGAGGTTCGCGCGGAAGTGATCGCGCTGATCGAGTTCAGCGCCCGTGCGGATCTACTCCTGGCTCTGGAGCCGGAAGTCGCTGCGGGCATCGTGTCGCACATGCCGGTCGACGATGCCGCCGAACTCCTGCGCGAACTTCCGCGCGCAACCGCGGACTCCGTGCTCGGTTGTATGGGAGAGGATGCCGAGGAAGTTGAAAAACTGCTCGGTTACGCCGACGAAACCGCCGGTGCGATCATGTCGCCGGAGTTCCTGGCGCTGGACGAAGATCTCAATGCCATGAAGGCGATCGAGCGGGTCCAGCAATACGGCTCGCACGAGGCCAGCTTCTACGTGTACGTGGTCAATGATCACGGTCACCTCGTGGGCGTATTGTCCCTGCGCCAGCTGATCATGCAGCCGCCCGACAAACTGCTCCGCGACGTGATGACTATCGACCCGATTCGGGTTTCCACCGACGACGACCAGGAAGATGTGGCTGCCGTCGTCGCGCGTTACGACCTTCTGGCGGCACCCGTAGTCGACGTCAGCAACAAGCTCGTGGGCGTGGTGACCGTCGACGATGTCATCGATGTTCTGCGCGAGGAAGCGACCGAGGACATCCTGAAGCTCGCCGGAACCACGACCGAGGAGGTGACTTCTCCGGGGATGTTCCGCGGAGCCTGGATCCGCTTCCCCTGGCTGGCCGTGGCGTTCGTGGGCGGTTTTGCGGGCATCCACCTTCTTTCGCGATTTGAAGACATCCTGACCGAGACCGTGCAGATCGCGTTCTTCCTGCCCATCATTCTGGCCATGGGCGGCAATGTTGCCAGCCAGTGTTCGATGGTCGTCGTGCGCGGTCTTTCGACGGGGCGTCTCGAGGTCGCTCACCTGGGGCGCGTCATCGGTTACGAGGTCGGCGCGAGCCTGCTGCTTGCGCTGGTGTTTGCGATGGGCCTGGCGGCCTGGGCAGTGGCTCTCGGCTATGGCGATCAGAATTTCCCACTCGTCGTCGCGTTGGGGATCTTTGCATCGATCATGATCGCGGCCACGTTCGGCACGCTCTTGCCGCTGGTGTTCACGCGTCTGGGTGTGGACCCGGCGATCGCTTCCGGTCCCTTCGTCACGACTTCGACTGACGTCGCGGGCATCCTGGCTTTCTGCGGGATCGCCTACACGTTGCTCTGA
- a CDS encoding helix-turn-helix domain-containing protein, producing MGQEVERVSGRASLNVPGAVVAVPDEEFGPWFARQRVVRGISVYFVAARTRLTPGRVEAIESGQEPLSFDGQGRALARHLADAIGADPQEAAAHLIGPRRRSRRLPGFSSPWTLWGVRAVAVLLVSAVFWLFGAWLLAAPEQEHPSLVYRNDYIHKLLDAPDR from the coding sequence GTGGGGCAGGAAGTCGAGAGAGTATCTGGACGTGCTTCGCTGAACGTGCCGGGCGCCGTCGTTGCGGTGCCCGATGAGGAATTCGGTCCCTGGTTCGCCCGGCAGCGTGTGGTTCGCGGAATATCCGTGTACTTCGTTGCAGCACGCACGCGTCTTACGCCCGGCCGCGTAGAGGCAATCGAGAGCGGGCAAGAGCCACTCTCGTTCGACGGGCAGGGGCGTGCGCTCGCACGACATCTTGCGGACGCGATTGGCGCCGATCCCCAGGAAGCGGCCGCACATCTGATCGGCCCCCGTCGACGCTCGCGACGGTTGCCAGGCTTCAGCTCTCCCTGGACTCTGTGGGGCGTTCGCGCCGTCGCGGTGTTGCTGGTGAGCGCTGTGTTCTGGCTCTTCGGGGCCTGGTTGCTGGCGGCCCCGGAGCAGGAACACCCTTCGCTCGTCTATCGCAACGACTACATTCACAAGCTCCTGGACGCTCCCGACCGCTAA